A region from the Pungitius pungitius chromosome 16, fPunPun2.1, whole genome shotgun sequence genome encodes:
- the sim2 gene encoding single-minded homolog 2 — MKEKCKNAAKTRREKENGEFYELAKMLPLPAAITSQLDKASIIRLTSSYLKMRAVFPDGLGDGWGRSTRLSPLDSMAKELGSHLLQTLDGFVFVVASDGKIMYISETASVHLGLSQVELTGNSIFEYIHPSDHDEMTAVLGLCQPQHQHFSLEYEIERSFFLRMKCVLAKRNAGLTCGGYKVIHCSGYLKVRQYMMDMALYESSYQTVGLVAVGHSLPPSGITEIKLHSNMFMFRASLDLKLIFLDTRVAELTGYEPQDLIEKTLYHHVHTCDVFHLRYAHHLLLVKGQVTTKYYRMLSKHGGWVWVQSYATIVHNSRSSRPHCIVSVNYVLTDVEYKELQLSDDQSRATKPGLSLSSVQDHRKQLKTKAVKMKTKLRAAHYPEVGFPLGSLSKQKPAASLLKQGRLNCSPQRGLWKERSEYPLTSCSERSSSLSPDASQLSCSPTYNLTLHYPYSHRHLDAQGQLPGSALPPQLAPQIIGSLHSRGSVGWNISCSAAPNKYSGPELSAERRHPDEIYHDCSSPTNPHSTSSLKEEPYEHYTLFRGELSGAFPHPRPQSGSDVKRLGQELRHNARGAEGPPGDRGLACPLISGLVPARAEQGGPLHGAQVALEQSRRRCMMEAPCSHPAAAYPQAASSLQRHGAAAELQPRSAEEDRRMLIGMGVGVGLPTQNPYVSLNFHKVLGKPGSIKAPAFTTLSHVTDGHSYHGNRCNSQSPSSDSSAESHREMPHYIGTSVIITNDR; from the exons ATGAAGGAAAAATGCAAAAACGCGGCAAAGACGCGCCGGGAGAAGGAGAACGGGGAGTTTTACGAGCTGGCCAAGATGCTGCCTCTGCCGGCGGCCATCACCTCCCAGCTGGACAAGGCCTCCATCATCCGATTGACCAGCAGCTACCTCAAGATGAGGGCAGTCTTCCCCGACG GTCTGGGTGATGGATGGGGTCGGTCAACAAGGCTCAGTCCTCTGGACAGCATGGCTAAAGAACTGGGCTCCCACCTTTTACAA ACTCTGGATGGCTTTGTGTTTGTCGTTGCCTCTGATGGCAAAATCATGTACATTTCTGAAACGGCATCAGTCCACCTCGGCCTGTCCCAG GTGGAGCTGACAGGAAACAGCATATTTGAGTACATCCACCCATCAGACCACGATGAGATGACAGCAGTGCTGGGTCTTTGTCAGCCCCAACACCAGCACTTCTCCCTCG AGTATGAAATAGAGCGCTCCTTCTTCTTGAGGATGAAATGTGTTCTGGCTAAACGAAACGCAGGACTCACATGCGGGGGATATAAG GTCATCCATTGCAGCGGTTACCTGAAAGTGCGGCAGTACATGATGGACATGGCGCTGTATGAATCCAGTTATCAGACTGTGGGTCTAGTGGCAGTGGGTCACTCCCTGCCCCCCAGTGGTATCACCGAGATCAAACTCCACAGCAACATGTTCATGTTCAGAGCCAGCCTGGACTTAAAACTCATTTTCTTGGACACAAG GGTGGCAGAGCTGACAGGCTATGAGCCCCAGGACCTGATAGAGAAGACTCTCTACCACCACGTCCATACCTGTGACGTTTTCCATCTACGCTATGCTCATCATTTAT TACTGGTGAAGGGCCAGGTCACCACTAAGTACTACCGCATGTTATCAAAGCATGGAGGCTGGGTTTGGGTGCAGAGCTACGCCACCATTGTCCACAACAGCCGCTCCTCCAGACCTCACTGTATTGTCAGTGTGAACTACGTCCTCAC AGACGTTGAGTACAAGGAGCTTCAGTTATCTGATGACCAGAGTCGAGCCACGAAGCCGGGTCTCAGTCTCTCTTCGGTTCAGGACCACCGCAAACAACTGAAAACCAAAGCAGTTAAGATGAAGACCAAACTTAGAGCAGCTCACTATCCCGAGGTGGGCTTTCCACTTGGCTCACTGAGTAAACAAAAG CCCGCTGCCAGCCTCCTCAAGCAGGGCCGCTTAAACTGCTCCCCACAGAGGGGGCTGTGGAAGGAGAGATCTGAGTACCCGCTGACCTCCTGCAGCGAAAGGAGCTCCAGTTTGAGTCCGGATGccagccagctgtcctgcagcCCAACATACAACCTGACGCTGCACTACCCCTACAGTCACCGGCACCTCGATGCTCAGGGCCAGCTCCCCGGCTCAGCCCTGCCCCCCCAGCTGGCTCCGCAGATCATCGGCTCCCTGCACAGCAGAGGGTCTGTTGGGTGGAACATCAGCTGCTCCGCAGCCCCAAATAAGTACTCAG GCCCAGAGCTTTCCGCTGAGCGCAGGCACCCCGATGAGATCTACCATGATTGTTCCAGCCCCACAAACCCACATTCTACCAGCAGCCTGAAGGAAGAACCCTACGAACACTACACGCTTTTCCGCGGTGAGCTGTCTGGGGCTTTTCCACACCCCCGCCCTCAAAGCGGCAGCGACGTAAAGCGTCTGGGCCAGGAGCTCCGACATAACGCAAGAGGTGCCGAGGGACCTCCAGGTGACCGGGGCCTCGCCTGCCCTTTGATCAGCGGCCTGGTGCCGGCCAGAGCTGAGCAGGGCGGCCCGCTGCACGGTGCTCAGGtggccctggagcagagcaGGCGGCGGTGCATGATGGAGGCTCCCTGCAGCCACCCGGCCGCCGCGTATCCACAAGCCGCCAGCAGCCTGCAGCGGCACGGAGCTGCTGCGGAGCTGCAGCCCAGGTCTGctgaggaggacaggaggatgtTGATCGGGATGGGAGTCGGGGTTGGACTTCCAACGCAAAACCCATACGTGTCTTTGAACTTCCACAAGGTCCTGGGGAAACCCGGTTCCATTAAAGCCCCCGCTTTTACCACACTGAGCCATGTAACAGACGGCCACAGTTACCACGGCAACAGATGTAACAGCCAGAGCCCCAGCTCCGACTCGTCAGCCGAGAGCCACAGAGAGATGCCGCATTACATCGGCACGTCCGTCATTATCACCAATGACAGGTGA